The Chryseobacterium nakagawai genome has a segment encoding these proteins:
- a CDS encoding GNAT family N-acetyltransferase, whose amino-acid sequence MYYKNDTIIIREFTPQELHLFLDLFTNENVTLYLPYKSPEEFKQMFEKALLDYKEGPLSRWGIFDAQNGAFVGVCLARIFAENANSIEIGYMLGENYWGKGIGTQVCKALADYCLSADQEKEIVALTDLDNIGSQKVLLKSGFNRLENLEREDRALAYFLFSKEQ is encoded by the coding sequence ATGTACTATAAAAACGACACAATCATTATACGGGAGTTCACTCCTCAGGAACTTCATTTATTTTTAGATCTGTTTACAAACGAAAATGTTACCCTTTATCTGCCTTACAAATCGCCTGAAGAATTTAAACAAATGTTTGAAAAAGCATTATTGGATTATAAAGAAGGGCCACTCAGCAGATGGGGAATATTTGATGCCCAGAATGGTGCTTTCGTGGGAGTATGCCTGGCCAGAATTTTCGCTGAAAATGCCAACTCCATAGAAATAGGCTATATGCTTGGAGAGAATTACTGGGGAAAAGGAATCGGAACCCAGGTCTGTAAAGCACTTGCTGATTATTGTCTTTCAGCCGATCAGGAAAAGGAAATCGTTGCATTAACAGACCTTGATAATATTGGCTCACAGAAAGTCCTTCTAAAAAGTGGATTTAACAGATTAGAAAACCTGGAAAGAGAGGACAGAGCATTAGCATATTTCTTATTTTCAAAGGAGCAATAA
- a CDS encoding RrF2 family transcriptional regulator, with protein sequence MMSKRCKYALKAMVRLARNYNQGYLSTSIIAQDENIPKKFLEQILLELKRTKLVNSKQGKVGGYYLLKSPDEVSLADIYRIFDGPIALTPCVSLNFYEACDDCVDEAECYLRNELIIVREKTRKSMMEATLTKFIDKK encoded by the coding sequence ATGATGTCCAAACGTTGCAAATACGCGCTGAAAGCAATGGTCAGATTAGCAAGAAATTACAATCAAGGCTATCTGTCCACTTCGATTATTGCACAGGATGAAAACATTCCCAAAAAGTTTCTCGAGCAAATCCTTCTTGAACTTAAAAGAACTAAACTTGTTAACAGCAAACAAGGAAAAGTAGGTGGATATTACCTGCTAAAATCACCTGATGAAGTATCATTGGCGGATATCTACCGTATTTTCGACGGGCCTATTGCACTAACGCCCTGCGTATCCTTAAACTTCTACGAGGCATGTGACGATTGTGTAGATGAAGCAGAATGTTACCTTAGAAACGAACTCATAATCGTTCGTGAGAAGACCAGAAAAAGTATGATGGAGGCCACTCTGACCAAGTTTATCGACAAAAAATAA
- a CDS encoding phosphoadenylyl-sulfate reductase, translating into MENSLKNEFEKLKEEILGESSQQDILQSLTEVFPGEVVFSTSFSYEDQVITHLIKNLNVEIFTLDTGRLFEQTYDTWASTKAFFKKEIKAYYPDTEELKKFVSENGPNSFYQSVEQRKACCTIRKVHPLKSALKGYRIWITGLRAEHSPNRQNMPSLEWDEDNQIIKFHPLLHWSTEQVTDYVKTHQLPYNYLHKKGFVSIGCEPCTRAIQEGEDFRAGRWWWEDANKKECGLHIHQ; encoded by the coding sequence ATGGAAAATAGTCTGAAAAACGAATTCGAAAAATTGAAAGAAGAAATCCTAGGGGAGTCTTCTCAACAGGATATTTTGCAATCACTTACAGAAGTATTTCCGGGTGAAGTAGTGTTTTCAACAAGCTTCAGTTATGAAGATCAGGTCATCACTCATTTAATAAAAAACCTGAATGTAGAGATTTTCACATTGGACACCGGGAGACTTTTTGAACAGACTTATGACACCTGGGCTTCTACAAAAGCTTTCTTCAAAAAAGAGATCAAAGCGTACTATCCGGATACTGAAGAACTGAAAAAATTTGTATCAGAAAACGGTCCCAATTCTTTTTATCAATCCGTAGAGCAGAGAAAAGCATGCTGTACTATCAGAAAAGTACACCCTCTTAAATCTGCATTAAAAGGATATAGAATATGGATCACCGGTTTAAGAGCTGAGCATTCTCCAAACAGACAAAACATGCCATCATTGGAATGGGACGAAGATAATCAGATCATTAAATTTCATCCTCTTCTTCACTGGAGCACTGAACAGGTAACAGATTACGTAAAAACCCATCAGCTTCCGTACAATTATCTTCATAAAAAAGGATTCGTAAGCATCGGATGTGAGCCTTGTACAAGAGCTATTCAGGAAGGAGAAGATTTCAGAGCCGGCCGCTGGTGGTGGGAAGATGCTAATAAAAAAGAATGCGGTCTCCATATTCATCAATAA
- the cysD gene encoding sulfate adenylyltransferase subunit CysD yields the protein MSTYHLDYLDQLEAESIYILREVAGQFERPALLFSGGKDSIVLAHLASKAFRYGKIPFKFVHVDTGHNFPEVLNFRDELVNQLEVDLVVRKVEDTIKKKGLTEPKGKFPSRNWLQTFTLLDTIEEFEFDVCIGGARRDEEKARAKERIFSVRDEFGQWDPKLQRPELWSIFNGKIHKGENVRVFPISNWTELDIWNYIRREKIELPSIYFSHDREVVDLNGQWIANSHHASLETSDIITTKRIRYRTVGDMTCTAAVESKATTIDAVIDEIVATRISERGETRIDDRVTEAAMEDRKKGGYF from the coding sequence ATGTCAACATATCATTTAGATTACCTGGATCAGTTGGAAGCTGAATCTATTTACATTTTAAGGGAAGTCGCAGGACAGTTTGAACGCCCGGCACTTTTATTCAGCGGTGGAAAAGACAGTATAGTACTGGCTCATTTAGCTTCAAAAGCATTCCGTTACGGAAAAATACCTTTCAAGTTTGTTCATGTAGATACAGGGCACAACTTCCCTGAGGTCTTGAACTTTAGAGATGAACTTGTTAATCAGCTGGAAGTTGACTTGGTAGTTCGTAAAGTTGAAGATACCATCAAAAAGAAAGGGTTAACAGAGCCTAAAGGAAAATTCCCAAGCAGAAACTGGCTGCAGACCTTTACTTTACTCGATACTATTGAAGAATTTGAATTTGATGTCTGTATCGGAGGCGCTCGCAGAGACGAAGAAAAAGCCCGCGCCAAAGAAAGGATCTTCTCTGTTCGTGATGAATTCGGACAGTGGGATCCAAAACTTCAACGTCCGGAATTATGGAGCATCTTCAACGGAAAAATCCATAAAGGAGAAAATGTAAGAGTATTTCCGATCAGCAACTGGACAGAACTTGACATCTGGAACTATATCCGAAGAGAAAAAATTGAACTTCCATCCATTTACTTCTCGCATGACAGAGAAGTGGTAGACCTCAACGGACAGTGGATCGCCAATTCTCACCATGCCTCTCTTGAAACCAGCGATATCATCACTACAAAAAGGATAAGATACCGCACCGTAGGAGATATGACCTGCACTGCAGCAGTAGAATCTAAAGCAACTACAATTGATGCTGTGATTGATGAAATTGTAGCCACAAGAATTTCCGAACGCGGAGAAACCAGAATTGATGACCGTGTGACGGAAGCAGCAATGGAAGACCGTAAAAAGGGAGGCTATTTTTAA
- a CDS encoding sulfate adenylyltransferase subunit 1, which produces MDILRFITAGSVDDGKSTLIGRLLYDSKSILQDQLEVLEKHSKNKNDDGIDLALLTDGLRAEREQGITIDVAYRYFSTSKRKFIIADAPGHVQYTRNMITGASNSDLMVILIDARQGVIEQTRRHSIIASLLKLKKVAVAINKMDMVDYSKEVFETIKADYAKIAESLGLNDVSYFPISALKGDNIVSRSAQTDWYQGTSLLEYLENVTLNEELNNGNRFQVQYVIRPQTEELHDYRGYAGQILSGKFQKGDPIQILPAGITTEIAKIEINGIEKEEAFEGQPVVIHVNDDVDISRGDIFATEEQLPVIEKDLEVLLCWLDQKSLQPGNKYLLQQNSRLIRAVVKEIDYKIDVNTLTQEKAEGNIKLNEVVKVTLRTAQPLVYDSFINNKRTGSAILVDETSNSTVAACIIQ; this is translated from the coding sequence ATGGATATATTAAGATTTATAACAGCAGGAAGCGTGGATGACGGTAAAAGTACCTTGATCGGAAGACTGCTATACGATAGTAAAAGTATTTTACAGGATCAGTTAGAAGTACTGGAAAAACATTCTAAAAATAAAAATGATGACGGGATAGACCTTGCTCTTCTTACGGATGGCTTACGTGCTGAAAGGGAGCAGGGAATCACCATCGATGTTGCATACAGGTATTTTTCTACCTCAAAAAGAAAATTTATCATTGCCGATGCACCCGGTCACGTACAATATACAAGAAACATGATTACCGGAGCTTCCAACTCCGATTTGATGGTAATCCTGATTGATGCCCGTCAGGGAGTAATTGAGCAAACAAGAAGACATTCTATCATTGCTTCGTTATTAAAATTGAAAAAGGTAGCTGTAGCCATTAATAAAATGGACATGGTGGATTATTCAAAAGAAGTATTTGAAACCATTAAAGCAGATTATGCTAAAATTGCAGAAAGTCTTGGATTAAATGACGTAAGCTATTTCCCGATTTCAGCATTGAAAGGAGACAATATTGTATCCAGATCAGCTCAAACAGATTGGTACCAAGGAACTTCGCTTTTAGAATATCTGGAAAATGTAACTCTGAATGAAGAGTTGAATAATGGAAATCGTTTTCAGGTTCAATATGTCATTCGTCCTCAGACTGAAGAGTTGCATGATTACAGAGGATATGCAGGACAGATTTTAAGCGGAAAGTTTCAGAAAGGAGACCCAATCCAAATTCTTCCAGCAGGCATTACAACCGAAATTGCAAAAATCGAGATCAACGGAATTGAAAAAGAAGAAGCCTTTGAAGGACAGCCTGTTGTGATTCATGTAAACGATGATGTAGATATCAGCAGAGGAGATATTTTTGCTACCGAAGAACAGCTTCCTGTGATAGAAAAAGACCTTGAAGTTTTGCTTTGCTGGCTCGATCAAAAATCACTACAGCCTGGTAATAAATACCTCTTACAGCAGAACAGCAGACTGATAAGAGCCGTAGTGAAAGAGATTGATTATAAGATTGATGTGAATACCCTTACCCAGGAAAAAGCAGAAGGGAATATCAAACTGAATGAAGTGGTAAAAGTAACCCTACGAACGGCACAACCTTTGGTCTATGATAGTTTTATCAATAACAAAAGAACAGGTTCTGCAATTTTGGTAGATGAAACTTCTAATTCAACGGTTGCAGCCTGCATAATTCAGTAA
- the epsC gene encoding serine O-acetyltransferase EpsC yields MSVTHHFIERIHQSKQNKPHGFFDRARVKVFVTELYKVLFLPQEVNTPDQLKQDFAKLHDHLSALINTITRDKDLTEVQVNAFFEALPQIYGHLVQDAQSILEFDPAADSLEEIYLAYPGYFATYVYRISHQLWNQEVPVLPRVISEYAHSKTGIDIHPGAVIGEYFFIDHGTGIVIGETTVIGDHVKIYQGVTLGALNVSKEKANQKRHPNIEDHVIIYSGATILGGNTTIGRESVIGGNVWITQDVPPNSLVYNKSEIRIKDNNPLPESLTFVI; encoded by the coding sequence ATGTCAGTTACCCATCATTTTATAGAAAGAATTCATCAGAGCAAACAGAATAAACCCCATGGATTCTTTGACAGAGCCAGAGTAAAGGTTTTTGTAACAGAATTGTATAAAGTATTGTTTCTTCCACAAGAAGTCAATACGCCTGACCAGCTGAAACAGGATTTTGCTAAACTGCACGATCATCTTTCAGCCCTGATTAATACAATCACGAGAGATAAAGACCTTACCGAAGTCCAGGTAAATGCTTTTTTTGAGGCCTTGCCACAAATTTATGGTCATCTCGTTCAGGACGCGCAGTCTATCCTTGAATTTGATCCGGCAGCAGACTCTCTAGAAGAAATATACCTTGCGTATCCCGGATATTTTGCAACCTATGTATACAGGATCTCGCATCAGCTCTGGAATCAGGAAGTCCCTGTTTTACCCCGCGTTATTTCAGAATATGCACACAGCAAAACAGGAATAGACATTCATCCGGGAGCAGTGATTGGAGAATATTTTTTCATCGATCACGGAACCGGAATTGTTATCGGAGAAACTACCGTTATTGGCGATCATGTCAAAATATATCAGGGAGTAACCCTCGGTGCGTTGAATGTCTCTAAAGAAAAAGCCAACCAGAAAAGACATCCGAATATTGAAGATCATGTCATCATCTATTCAGGAGCTACTATTTTGGGCGGAAATACAACCATAGGCAGGGAAAGCGTTATCGGAGGAAATGTGTGGATCACACAGGATGTACCGCCCAATTCCCTGGTCTATAACAAAAGTGAAATAAGAATAAAGGATAATAATCCCTTACCGGAATCATTAACCTTTGTAATATAA
- the cysK gene encoding cysteine synthase A, with protein sequence MKFQNALETIGNTPVVKINNLFNSDHEIWIKLEKSNPGGSIKDRIALAMIEDAEAKGLLNKDSVIIEPTSGNTGIGLALVAAVKGYKLILVMPDSMSIERRKIMEAYGAEFVLTPREKGMKGAIEKANELAEETPNSWIPRQFDNPANVKVHVETTAQEILKDFPEGLDYVITGVGTGGHITGIAKALKQQLPNLKVIAVEPELSPVLSGGSPAPHPLQGLGAGFVPSILDITLLDGVITVGKDEAYEYAINAAKKEGLFVGISTGAALAAIAKQLPEIQPGAKILTINYDTGERYLSIEGLF encoded by the coding sequence ATGAAATTTCAAAATGCCCTAGAAACCATTGGAAATACACCAGTCGTAAAGATCAATAACTTATTCAATTCAGATCATGAGATCTGGATCAAATTAGAAAAAAGCAACCCTGGAGGAAGCATTAAAGACAGAATTGCCCTGGCAATGATTGAAGATGCAGAAGCCAAAGGGTTACTGAATAAAGACAGCGTTATCATAGAGCCTACCAGTGGAAACACAGGAATCGGATTAGCATTGGTAGCTGCAGTAAAAGGATATAAGCTGATTCTGGTAATGCCGGACAGTATGAGTATAGAACGCCGTAAGATCATGGAAGCCTATGGTGCTGAATTTGTACTTACCCCAAGAGAAAAAGGAATGAAAGGAGCTATCGAGAAAGCTAATGAACTGGCAGAAGAAACTCCTAATTCATGGATCCCTAGACAATTTGACAACCCTGCAAATGTAAAAGTACACGTTGAAACTACAGCTCAGGAAATTTTAAAAGATTTCCCTGAAGGGTTAGATTATGTGATTACAGGAGTAGGAACCGGCGGACACATCACTGGGATTGCTAAAGCATTAAAGCAACAGCTTCCCAACCTTAAAGTCATTGCGGTAGAACCTGAATTATCTCCGGTATTGAGCGGCGGAAGTCCTGCACCACATCCATTACAGGGTCTTGGAGCCGGATTTGTACCTTCTATTTTAGACATTACTCTTTTAGACGGAGTGATTACAGTAGGGAAGGATGAAGCCTATGAATATGCTATTAATGCTGCTAAAAAAGAAGGTCTTTTTGTAGGGATTTCTACAGGAGCCGCTTTAGCTGCTATCGCAAAACAATTACCGGAAATACAACCCGGAGCTAAAATTCTTACCATCAATTACGATACCGGAGAAAGGTATCTTTCTATTGAAGGACTCTTCTAA
- the cobA gene encoding uroporphyrinogen-III C-methyltransferase produces the protein MNTTIKSPKVYLIGAGPGSPDLITVKAVKAIAKADVVLADRLVSPEILETYVNKDTELIYVGKECSKNASTPQSLINTLMVDYALQNKTVVRLKGGDVSIFSNILDELQSLKENHIPFEIIPGITAALGAAAYAGMPLTARGYSTSVRFLTYYKSEILTDEYWKDLANTQDTLVFYMSKGNLTSLVEKFIELNISNEKKIAVIEQATTPYQKVYTSSFEDFSKTLGDKAFASPSLVVIGKVVNLHEEFSWLENTEQEGLYFKSVENGSVVPKTQNFFEYAV, from the coding sequence ATGAACACAACAATAAAATCACCTAAGGTTTACCTTATCGGTGCAGGGCCCGGCAGCCCTGATTTGATCACAGTAAAAGCCGTAAAAGCCATTGCCAAAGCAGATGTTGTTCTTGCTGACCGTCTGGTAAGTCCTGAAATTTTAGAGACTTATGTTAATAAAGATACAGAGCTTATCTATGTAGGCAAAGAATGCAGTAAAAATGCGTCTACTCCTCAATCACTTATCAATACTTTAATGGTAGACTATGCTTTACAGAACAAAACAGTCGTAAGACTTAAAGGGGGAGATGTGTCTATTTTTTCTAATATTCTGGATGAACTTCAGTCTTTGAAAGAAAATCATATCCCATTTGAGATTATCCCCGGAATTACAGCTGCTTTGGGAGCTGCGGCGTATGCCGGAATGCCTTTAACAGCCAGAGGATATTCCACCTCCGTTCGTTTTCTGACGTATTATAAGTCTGAAATTCTGACAGATGAATACTGGAAGGATCTTGCCAACACTCAGGATACGCTTGTGTTCTATATGTCTAAAGGAAACCTGACCAGTCTGGTAGAAAAGTTCATTGAACTGAATATTTCCAACGAGAAAAAAATCGCTGTGATTGAACAGGCCACAACTCCTTACCAAAAAGTGTACACCTCATCTTTTGAGGATTTTAGTAAAACACTTGGTGATAAAGCCTTTGCCTCACCCTCATTGGTGGTGATAGGAAAAGTGGTGAACCTTCATGAGGAATTCTCCTGGCTGGAAAATACAGAGCAGGAAGGTCTTTATTTTAAATCAGTTGAAAACGGAAGCGTAGTACCAAAAACTCAAAATTTCTTCGAATATGCTGTCTGA